The Bifidobacterium crudilactis region TAGCATTCGGTACAAACTCTGCCGGATTCATGGTGTTCGGATATCTGGGAGGCGTAGCGGCTGAACACTGGTCGGAACAAGGCAGTCTTACCGTCGGCATCGCGATGACCGCTATCGGTTCGCTGGGGTTGCTGTTCACCGGTCTCTTCTCGCTACCACTTCCCGTTGTGATCGCCTCCCTGTTCACTCTTGCCTCCGGAGTCGCCTTCGCGGCGCCTGCGACGACCTCGCTGTCGATGGCCGACTACCCCGATCTAGCGGGAACGGCATCTTCTATCCTCGGCTGTGCACGCTTCGGCTTCGGTGGCTTCGCCGCACCATTGGTCGGACTCGGCGGATCTCAGGCGGTCTTACCGCTTGGCATCGTCACCGTTGGCGCCACGGCACTCGCGTTCCTCGCACAGATTATGCTCGTGCAGCGTGCGGGTCGCGAATGGTCCTTATAAGAGTCATTGGTCCAGGAGGAGCCTGCAGGCTCCTCCGTACATGAGCTTGATCTCAGCGACAAACCTCAGTGTCGACATCACACCGGCGGCTGATCGATGCTTTCGTGCACTACGGTGAATGAGCTTTCGTGCTGCTGGTAGCGGCTTGCGGCCCATGAGCCCAGGATCTGCATGCGCTGTGCAGAGCGTGAACCGGGCTGAGGCGTATAGATCGTCACGGTCAAGCTGGGATTGGATTCCATGGTCATACCCTCGTAGGCCAGGCACATCTCCCCGACTGTGGCGTGGTTGAAGCTTTTGCATCCCGAGCCGTGATGACGCACGTTGCCAGCCGCCCATCGTGTGCGGAATTGTTCGCTGCGAACGCTTAGCTCTCCGATCAGGTCGTGCAATCCGGTGTCGTGAGGATTGCGTCCGGCCTCGGAGCGCAGCATTGCCACGGTATCGTCGGCGATCCGGTTCCAGTTCGGGTAGAAGTCATACGCACGGTCATCCAAGAACGTGTGCCGGGCCAGGTTTGCACCTTTCCCTGGCACAGTGAACACCTCGTCGTAGAGCGCCCTGGCCAGCAGGTTCGTGGCCAGCAGATCCATGCGCCCATTGCGGACGAATGCCGGCCC contains the following coding sequences:
- a CDS encoding helix-turn-helix domain-containing protein, giving the protein MTLNAAQTSGLPAHGSDVTGNNRNEARAFLVSRRARVTPEQVGLPKGRNRRVKGLRRIEVAELAGISVEYYTKLERGALSGASAQVLDALARALMLDDAEREYLFDLSNAGTAHALVRHGKMQKAWAPTRGLQWVLDSVTAGPAFVRNGRMDLLATNLLARALYDEVFTVPGKGANLARHTFLDDRAYDFYPNWNRIADDTVAMLRSEAGRNPHDTGLHDLIGELSVRSEQFRTRWAAGNVRHHGSGCKSFNHATVGEMCLAYEGMTMESNPSLTVTIYTPQPGSRSAQRMQILGSWAASRYQQHESSFTVVHESIDQPPV